The proteins below come from a single Metarhizium brunneum chromosome 1, complete sequence genomic window:
- the RPL23B gene encoding 60S ribosomal protein L23-B: MSGSRPRHNIDRFLEEEELADRMLKVAGSTQDTSTAKVAEDAPAHQAEDKTGKGKTDGDWVDVQAPGASGGTAAEGSWVDVGSTKKVENQEGGTASVHETKKPRGAPGGKLKMTLGLPVGAVMNCADNSGARNLYIISVKGIGARLNRLPAGGVGDMVMATVKKGKPELRKKVHPAVIVRQSKPWKRFDGVFLYFEDNAGVIVNPKGEMKGSAITGPVGKEAAELWPRIASNSGVVM, translated from the exons ATGTCTGGCTCCAGACCAAG GCATAACATTGATCGGTTcctcgaggaggaggaattgGCCGACAGGATGTTGAAAGTCGCGGGTTCCACGCAAGACACGTCCACGGCAAAAGTCGCAGAGGACGCCCCAGCACATCAGGCAGAGGACAAAACGGGCAAAGGGAAGACCGACGGTGATTGGGTGGATGTGCAAGCACCCGGCGCTTCAGGAGGGACAGCTGCGGAAGGGTCGTGGGTCGACGTGGGATCAACCAAGAAGGTCGAGAATCAGGAAGGGGGAACGGCTTCGGTTCATGAGACGAAAAAACC ACGTGGTGCCCCTGGTGGCAAGCTTAAGATGACCCTGGGTCTCCCTGT CGGTGCCGTCATGAACTGCGCCGACAACTCGGGCGCCCGAAACCTGTACATCATCTCGGTCAAGGGTATCGGCGCCCGCCTGAACCGTCTCCCCGCCGGTGGTGTCGGtgacatggtcatggccacCGTCAAGAAGGGAAAGCCCGAGCTGAGAAAGAAGGTCCACCCCGCCGTCATCGTCAGACAGTCCAAGCCCTGGAAGCGATTCGACGGTGTCTTCCTGTACTTTGAGGACAACGCCGGTGTG ATCGTCAACCCCAAGGGCGAGATGAAGGGCTCCGCCATCACCGGCCCCGTCGGCAAGGAAGCCGCTGAGCTGTGGCCC CGTATCGCCTCCAACTCTGGTGTCGTCATGTAA